In a single window of the candidate division WOR-3 bacterium genome:
- a CDS encoding methylated-DNA--[protein]-cysteine S-methyltransferase, whose translation MYYQSPIGTLQIEFSGQRLKSISKVRKALKKPEGHKNHRIIQLLDDYFRGKKVVFDNLDLELSGLSKFQRQVLLATRKIPYGQVISYKTLATKLKAPKAVRAVGQALKKNPLPIVIPCHRVIRSDRSLGGFSLGLSVKKYLLRLEAKHE comes from the coding sequence ATGTATTATCAATCCCCGATCGGCACCTTACAGATTGAGTTCTCTGGTCAGAGACTTAAAAGTATCTCTAAGGTTCGAAAAGCCCTAAAAAAACCCGAAGGACACAAAAACCATCGCATCATTCAACTGTTAGATGATTACTTTAGGGGCAAGAAAGTAGTCTTTGATAATTTGGATTTAGAACTTTCAGGGCTCTCGAAGTTTCAACGGCAAGTTTTATTGGCCACGAGAAAAATTCCCTATGGTCAAGTAATTAGCTACAAGACTTTAGCTACTAAACTTAAAGCTCCCAAGGCGGTACGGGCAGTTGGTCAGGCCTTAAAGAAAAATCCCTTACCAATTGTAATTCCCTGCCATCGGGTGATTCGGTCTGATCGCAGCTTAGGTGGATTTAGTTTAGGTTTGAGCGTAAAAAAATATCTTTTAAGATTGGAGGCAAAACATGAGTGA
- a CDS encoding inositol-3-phosphate synthase has protein sequence MPKIRVAIIGVGNCASSLVQGVYYYRNAKPYELIPGIMHVDLGGYHISDIEFSVAIDIDKRKVGKDLAQAIFTYPNNTYKFCDVPKLGVKVIRGMTHDGLGYYLSQIIEKAPGPTADIVRALKESKTDVVVNFLPVGSEEATKWYVEQVLDAGCAFVNCIPVFIASQKYWHNRFKERGLPVIGDDIKSQVGATILHRTLVTLFQDRGVKLLRTSQLNVGGNTDFLNMLERSRLESKKKSKTGAVTSLLKYDIGEENIYIGPSDYIAWLKDRKWAYMRLEGQTFGDVPLNIELKLEVWDSPNSAGVVIDAIRCAKLALDNKLSGSIIEPSSYFMKTPPVQFPDHICKQKTEEFIKKYGLKKKNNKEK, from the coding sequence ATGCCAAAGATCAGAGTTGCAATCATTGGTGTTGGTAATTGTGCGTCAAGTTTAGTCCAAGGCGTATATTATTATCGAAATGCCAAGCCCTATGAGTTAATCCCTGGTATCATGCATGTGGACCTGGGTGGTTATCATATCTCGGATATTGAGTTTAGTGTTGCCATTGATATTGATAAAAGAAAAGTTGGTAAAGATCTAGCTCAGGCAATTTTTACTTATCCCAATAATACTTATAAGTTCTGCGATGTGCCTAAGCTAGGGGTCAAGGTTATTCGCGGCATGACCCATGACGGTCTCGGCTACTATCTGTCCCAGATTATTGAGAAGGCTCCGGGACCAACTGCGGATATCGTCCGCGCCTTAAAAGAGTCCAAGACTGATGTCGTGGTCAACTTCCTGCCGGTTGGTTCCGAAGAGGCTACTAAATGGTATGTGGAGCAGGTGCTTGATGCTGGTTGTGCCTTTGTGAATTGTATTCCGGTATTTATCGCCTCGCAGAAGTATTGGCACAACCGGTTTAAGGAGCGTGGTCTACCAGTAATTGGTGATGATATTAAATCTCAAGTGGGAGCGACAATTCTGCATCGGACTTTAGTGACTCTCTTTCAGGACCGGGGAGTCAAGCTCCTAAGAACCTCGCAGTTAAATGTTGGCGGCAATACCGACTTTCTTAATATGCTGGAGCGGTCTCGGTTAGAATCGAAAAAGAAATCGAAGACCGGCGCCGTTACTTCATTACTTAAATATGATATTGGTGAAGAAAATATTTATATCGGGCCCTCAGATTATATTGCTTGGCTTAAGGACCGGAAATGGGCCTATATGCGCCTAGAAGGCCAGACCTTTGGTGATGTGCCGCTGAATATTGAGTTAAAATTAGAAGTCTGGGATTCACCAAACTCAGCCGGGGTGGTAATCGATGCGATCCGTTGTGCCAAACTCGCCTTAGATAATAAATTGTCCGGCAGTATTATTGAGCCCTCAAGCTATTTTATGAAGACACCCCCGGTACAGTTCCCGGACCATATCTGTAAGCAGAAGACCGAAGAGTTTATTAAGAAATACGGTCTTAAAAAGAAGAATAATAAAGAGAAATAA
- a CDS encoding MBL fold metallo-hydrolase encodes MSEVIRVVVGEMMTNAYILVSGPEIAIIDPGFEAMKILRTAQRFSAQIKHIINTHGHMDHIGANRQIKEATGALIYIHQDDAELLTHPSKNLSLLVGDFISSPPADVLLNDGDTIKVGNTELKVIHTPGHTPGSICLVADKFCFTGDTLFYDSIGRTDFPHSSEQKIFESLKKLSKILADELIIYPGHGEWGLMREIKLHNPFLTGLE; translated from the coding sequence ATGAGTGAGGTAATTCGCGTTGTCGTGGGCGAGATGATGACTAATGCTTATATCTTAGTTTCAGGACCGGAGATAGCAATTATTGATCCGGGATTTGAGGCTATGAAGATTTTGCGCACCGCACAGCGTTTTTCGGCCCAGATTAAACATATTATTAATACCCACGGTCATATGGACCATATTGGAGCGAATCGGCAAATAAAAGAAGCTACCGGTGCCTTGATTTATATTCACCAAGATGATGCCGAACTACTCACCCATCCTTCAAAAAATCTTTCGCTCTTAGTCGGTGATTTTATCAGTTCACCACCGGCTGATGTTTTGCTAAATGATGGCGATACTATTAAAGTTGGTAATACTGAGCTTAAAGTAATTCATACCCCGGGTCATACCCCGGGTAGTATCTGTTTAGTTGCGGACAAGTTTTGCTTTACCGGAGATACCTTATTTTATGACTCAATTGGTCGGACCGATTTTCCGCATTCTAGTGAACAAAAGATCTTTGAGTCCTTAAAGAAATTGTCCAAAATTCTTGCCGATGAGCTGATTATCTATCCCGGACATGGCGAATGGGGTCTTATGCGCGAGATTAAACTGCACAATCCATTTTTAACCGGCTTAGAATAA
- the tmk gene encoding dTMP kinase: protein MRRGILIAFEGIEGSGKSTQAHRLYEYLRSLGYKVILTYEPGGTEIGDEIRKILLNERFKSMHPKTELFLYLASRAQHVYEKILLALRAKMIVITDRFSLSSLAYQGVGRDLTVKVVSRLNKYACANIKPDITILIDVPVEVGLARIQTRGCAAPDRLENETLEFYTKVRNAYLKLARKAPKKIWVFSGEKSEGELFSEIKDRLVNWLKEKGLVYDKINPR from the coding sequence GTGCGCCGCGGTATCCTAATAGCATTTGAGGGTATTGAGGGCTCAGGCAAGTCCACACAAGCACATCGGCTATATGAGTATCTACGATCCCTGGGTTATAAAGTAATTTTGACTTATGAGCCTGGTGGCACCGAGATTGGTGATGAGATCCGAAAGATTCTCTTAAACGAGCGATTTAAGAGCATGCATCCCAAGACGGAGCTCTTCTTGTATCTAGCAAGCCGGGCGCAGCATGTGTATGAGAAGATTCTTTTAGCTCTAAGGGCCAAGATGATTGTAATCACTGATCGGTTTTCTTTATCATCGCTGGCTTATCAGGGTGTGGGACGGGACTTGACCGTAAAGGTTGTCTCGCGGCTCAATAAGTATGCTTGTGCTAATATCAAGCCGGATATTACGATTCTTATTGATGTCCCAGTAGAGGTTGGTCTAGCTCGGATTCAGACGCGGGGTTGTGCCGCTCCGGATCGGTTAGAGAATGAGACTTTGGAGTTTTATACTAAGGTGCGTAATGCCTATCTTAAGCTGGCGCGCAAAGCTCCGAAAAAGATCTGGGTGTTCTCCGGGGAGAAAAGCGAGGGCGAGCTCTTTAGTGAGATTAAAGACAGGCTTGTAAATTGGTTAAAAGAAAAAGGACTAGTATATGACAAAATTAACCCGAGATAA